From a single Lytechinus variegatus isolate NC3 chromosome 9, Lvar_3.0, whole genome shotgun sequence genomic region:
- the LOC121421963 gene encoding nucleoside diphosphate kinase A 2-like, which translates to MDLHTLYRLVTFLFLNEMILMGAGAPEPYAGEDKDREWTDICIKSISRSSFYVPALFNRTASLKKVERTFIMVKPDGVQRGLVGDIIHRFEKRGFKMVAGKMMMATDDIIRTHYARFQSRSFFAGTLKFFATYPVFVMVWEAQDAVRQVRLMLGDSHPDNFVPGTIRGDYSLDLGRDVCHASDSVEAANSEISLWFRPEEVLNYTLCTEPIMYEFYDDLFHS; encoded by the exons ATGGATTTACATACTCTCTATCGCTTGGTCACTTTCCTCTTCCTGAACGAAATGATCTTGATGGGCGCCGGGGCACCAGAACCATATGCGGGCGAAGACAAGGATCGTGAATGGACTG ATATCTGTATAAAATCAATCTCAAGGTCTTCCTTCTATGTTCCAGCATTGTTCAACAGGACAGCTAGTCTGAAGAAGGTTGAGAGAACTTTCATCATGGTCAAACCGGATGGGGTTCAAAGAGGACTCGTCGGCGACATCATCCACCGCTTCGAAAAGCGTGGCTTCAAGATGGTTGCtgggaagatgatgatggccaCTGACGATATCATCAGGACTCACTATGCTCGGTTTCAATCCCGTTCATTTTTCGCTGGAACCCTGAAATTCTTTGCCACTTACCCCGTCTTTGTCATGGTCTGGGAAGCACAGGATGCAGTGAGGCAGGTACGTCTGATGCTTGGAGACTCCCACCCGGATAATTTTGTACCCGGGACGATCCGCGGAGACTATTCTCTCGATCTCGGTCGAGATGTCTGCCACGCTTCTGACAGCGTGGAGGCGGCCAACTCTGAGATTAGCCTTTGGTTCAGACCAGAGGAAGTTCTAAACTACACGCTCTGCACCGAGCCTATCATGTATGAATTCTATGATGACTTATTCCATTCATGA